The genomic stretch GCGGCCTTCGCCGTGCTGGAAGTCGCCGCCGGGGATCCCTGGCAGGCGGCGGTGATCAGCGCCAATCTCGGCGGCGACACCGACACGATCGGCGCCATCGCCGCCGGCATGGCCGGCGCCTGCACCGGCTTTTCACTGTTACCGCGGCAGCATATTGACCGGCTTGTCGGCATCGACATGTCGGAGGTGCGCGCGCTTGCCGCCGATCTCGTGGCGGCAAGGGTGGCCAAGGCCGGCCCGGGCAAGGACGCGGCGGCATGAGCGGGCGTCTCGTCCATATCGGCAGCGCGGTGGTCGACTATGTCTACCGCATCGACGCCTTGCCGGCGCCGGGTACCGAAAAGACAGCATCGAGCTTTGCCCAGGTCGCCGGCGGCGGCTTCAACATGATGGTTGCGGCCAGACGCACCGGCATGACGGTGGTGTTCGGCGGCCAGCTCGGCAGCGGGCCGAATGGCGATTTTTTGCGCGCAGCCTTCGCCGCCGAGGGCATCGAGACGCTGACGCCGCCATCGCCCGTGATGGACAGCGGCAACTGCGTCGCCATGATCTCGAGCGATGCCGAACGCACCTTCGTCTCATGGCCGGGCGCGGAGAGCGTTCTCACCCTCGACATGATGGCGCCGGTATCGGTGACACCGGGCGATTGGGTGTTCACCTCAGGCTATACGCTGAGCTATGTGGGCAGCCGCGACGCGCTTACTGATTGGATCGAGGCGCTGCCGGCAAACATTCCTTTCGTCTTCGACCCGACGCCGGTCATTTCTGAGATTCCGCGTCCCATCCTGTCGCGCGTGCTTGCCCGCACCACATGGCTGAGCTGCAATGCAGCAGAAGCCGCCGAGATTGCCGGCCCAGGTGATGTCGAGGCGCTTGCGGCGCGGCTGCTTGGCGACCATTGCCCGCAGGCTGCCGGTATCGTCATCCGCTCCGCCGCCAAGGGCTGCCATGTCAGGCTGGCCGACGGCACGGCGCAGACCGTCGCCGGGTTCAAGGTCGATGCCATCGATACCAACGGCGCCGGCGACACCCATATCGGCGCTTTCGTCAGTGCGTTGGCGCGCGGCGTGTATCCGTTCGACGCGGCGCGCTACGCCAATGCGGCGGCGGCCATTTCGGTCACCCGCCATGGCGGTTCATCGGCGCCGACCGATGCGGAAATCCAGACTTTCCTGAGCCAGGCCGCCGCGAGCGGCGCGCCAGGCCGGACAAAGAAGGCCCATCAGACAGCCTGACAAGCCCCGCCAAGCGGGCAAACAAAGAGAGGAACCAACATGCGCATGCCAAGACTGACTGCTCTCTTGACGGCGACCGCCGTCTTCACCACCGCACTCACGCTGGCCGCCAGTGCCGCCGAGGTGCATGTGCTCAACTGGAAAGGCTACGGCGCCGACGAGCCCTGGGCTGTCGCTGCCTTCGAGAAAGCGACCGGCAACAAGGTCGTCAACGACTTCTTCAATTCCGAACAGGAAATGCTGACCAAGATCCGGACCAATCCGGGGCTTTACGACGTGGTCATGATCAACGCCGCTTTCAACGACCAGGCGATGGCGGAAAAACTGATCCAGCCGATCGATACTTCGAAACTGCCGAACTATGCCGACATCAGCAAGGACAAGGCCGGCTCGCCGATGCTCGACCATGACGGCAAGGTCTATGGCGTGCCATGGGTTTGGGGCCTGACGGCGCTCGCCATCAACGAAAAGTCGTTCGACAAGCCGCCGACGTCGATCGCCGAAATGTGGGACCCCGCGCATAAGGGCCGCGTCGTCATCCGCGACGACGCCGTCGAGGCGGTGCAGTTCGGCGCCATCGCCACCGGCCAGAACATCAACGACATCAAGGATATGGAGGCGGTCAAGACGAAGCTCACCTCGCTGATGCCGCAGATCAAGACCTTCTGGAGCTCGGAGAACGACTGGAACCAGATGGTCGCTTCCAACCAGATCGACATCGGCACCTACTGGAGCGGCTCGGCCGACCGCGCCAAGACGCATTTCAAGCTGCCGGTTTCGCTGGTCATTCCGCAGGAAGGCGCCGTCGCGTGGCTCGATGCCTTCTCCATCCCGGTCGGTTCCAAGAATGTCGAAGGCGCGCAGGCCTTCATCAACTGGATGATCGACCCGAAATTCTACGTCGAATGGGTCACCAAGGTCGGCGCTCCGGTTTCCGCCAACACCAAGGCGGTGGAGGCGCTGCCCGAAGATGCCTTCAACCGCAAGGTGATGGGCGATCCCGAGGTTGGCAAGCGCATCCAGTTCCAGGCACCGATCACCGATGCCCAGCGCGAGGCCTATCTGGCGCTCTGGCAGCAGCTCAAGGTCGACGTGAAGTAGAGTTCACGTCTGGACCAGCCGGCGGTTCGCGCCGGCTGGTCCTTCAACCCTGGGGAGGAGTGTATCGATGGCAGTACAGGGCGCGGTCGCGTCGCGCAGCGGGTTGAGATCGGCTCTGCCGTTGCTGGCGCCGGCCTATCTCTGGCTGACGGTGGCGATCTTCCTGCCGCTGTCGGCCATGGTCTTCTTCTCCTTCATGACCGACCTGCCGCTGTCGGGAAAGCCTTGGGCTTTCACGCTCGGCAACTACGCCGCCTTCTTCTCGCAGAGCCTCTACCTGACATTGCTGCTCGCTTCCCTGCGCCTCGGCCTTGAAGTGACGCTGTGGTGCGTCGTCATCGGCTATCCCGCCGCCTACGTGCTCGCCAAGGTGCTGAAGGGGCGCGGCCGCGAGGCGATCTTTCTCCTCGTCATCCTGCCGTTCTGGTCGAACGGGCTGGTGCGCATCTTCTCCTGGGCGATGGTTTTGCGCGAGGGCGGCATCCTCGATACGGCGCTCAACGCCGTGCTACCGTTCAAGATCAACATCGATCTCATGTATTCGTACCCGGCCGTCATCATCGGCCTGGTGCACTCCTATGTGCCTTACATGGTGCTGACCTGCTACCTCACTCTGCAGGCGATCGACGACTCGCTGATCGAGGCCGGGCGCTCGCTCGGCGCCTCACGGCTGCAGGTGCTGAAGCGGGTCATCATCCCGCTTTCGATGCCGGGACTGGTGGCAGGGGCGGCGCTGATCTTCGTTCCTGTCGTCGGCTCGTTCATGGAGCCGCGCATCCTTGGCGGCCGAACCGGCACTTTCTACGGCACGGTCATCGAGGACCAGTTCGTCGCCGTGTTCAACTGGCCGCTGGGGGCGGCGCTCTCCTTCATCCTGCTCGCCGTCGTGCTGGTCATTCTGGCCGTCGCCTCGCCGGTGTTGCGGAGGGCCGCGTGATGAAGACCAACCGCATCCTCGAAGGACTGGGCCGGTTCTACATCTTCCTGCTGCTCGCCTTCCTCTATCTGCCGATCATCATCATGGCGCTGATGTCGTTCAACGTCTCGCCCTTCTACCAATTGCCGTTCGAATGGACGACCGAGTGGTACGCTTCGCTGTGGCAGAACGACCAGCTGATCGCGGCCACCTGGAACAGCCTGGAAATCGCAATCATCACCACGCTCATCAGCGTGGTTCTCGGCTCGGCGGCGTCGCTGGCGCTTTACCGCTATGAATTCCGCGGCAAGAAGGTGCTGCAGGCGCTGCTCTTCCCGCCGATCGCCATTCCGTGGCTGATCACCGGCACGGCGATGCTGATCTTCTTCTTCGGCGTCGGCATCGGGCGCGGCCTGTTCGCCATCCTGCTCGGCCATGTCGCGCTGGCGCTGCCCTATGTCATCGTCGTCGTTTCGGCGCGGCTGCAGACTTTCGCGCCGGAGCTGGAAGAGGCGGCGCGCTCGCTCGGCGCCAACCAGTGGCAGGTGACAATGCGCGTGACGCTGCCCTGGATCATGCCGGGCGTCATCGCCGGCGGGCTGTTCGCCTTCGCCGTGTCGTTCGACCAGTTCGTCGTCTCCTACTTCCTGTCGACGCCCGGCCAGACGACGCTGCCGGTCGAAATCTATGCCGCGATCCGCAAGGGTTTCACGCCCGAGATCAACGCGGTCTCGACCATCATCATTGTCGTGTCGATGGCGCTGATGCTGCTCACGGCGCGCTTCTTCAAATTCGGCGGAGAGAAATAATGGCCGGCGTGCAGGTATCCAACGTCTCCCGCAGTTTTGGCGCCCACAAGGCACTGGACGATGTCTCCATCGATTTCGCCGATGGCGGCTTTTATGCACTGCTCGGACCATCGGGTAGCGGCAAGACCACGCTGCTCAGACAGATCGCCGGTTTCGATTTTCCCGATACCGGCCGCATTTCCATCGGCGGCGAAAGCGTGGAACGCGTGCCGGTCGAGAAACGCCGCATCGGCATGGTGTTCCAGAACTACGCGCTGTTTCCCAATATGAGCGTCGCCGACAATGTCGCCTTCGGCCTGTCGGTGCGCGGCGAGGCCAAGGCGGTGATCGCAGCGGAAGTGCAGCGTGCGCTCGACCTAGTGCAATTGGGCAAGCTCGGCGGCCGGCGTCCACACCAGCTCTCCGGCGGCCAGCGCCAGCGCGTCGCGCTGGCGCGCGCCATCGTCACCAAACCGCGCGTGCTGTTGCTCGACGAGCCGCTTGGCGCGCTCGACAAGGCGCTGCGCGTCGACATGCAGATCGAGCTCAAGCGCATCCAGCGCGAGATCGGCATCACCACCATCTTCGTCACCCACGACCAGGAAGAGGCGCTGACGATGAGCGACCGCATCGGCATATTGCGCGATGGCAGGCTGGTGCAGGAAGGGCCGCCGGAAGAGATCTACGACCGGCCGAAGAGCGAATTTGCCGCCACCTTCCTCGGCGACGCCAACATCTTTCGCGGCGATACCACCGGTAACGGCATCCGCCTGCCGGACGGCACGGCGATCGCAGCGGGAGTCGGGCCAACTCTTGCCGCCGGCGCCAAGGCGAGCTGCGCCGTGCGGCCGGAACGCATCCGGATCGCCACCGATGCCGGGGCTTCGGATGGCGATGTGAACACGCTGAAGGGCCAGGTTTCCAAGCGCATCTTCGCCGGCAACAACAGCACCTATTTCGTCGAGCGTGCCGGCCAGACGCTGAAGGTTATCGTGCAGAACACCGGCGCCGACAGGCTGGCGGAAGGGCAGGATGTGGTGCTGCGCTGGTCGCCGGAAAGCACGGTGTTGATTGCTGCGAGCTGATCCTCGTTCTGGCTCTTGCCAGATGGCAGGCAATAAGGAACAGCATAGCCGCGCATAAGCTCGGAGTTTTCCGATGACGCTGGAATTGACGGCGCGCGACCAATCCATGCTCGACGGCGAGCAAGGCCCATCCGCGGCCGCCGCCATGAAAATCCTCGTCGCCTTTTCCAAAGCGATCGGCGCGCGCGGCCTGCTCGACATCTCAGGCGCCCACATCGATGGCTGCCTCTATCACGGCAAAGCCGGGCTCGACTTCGTCGAACGGCTGGTCGAAGGCGGCGGGCGCGTGCAGGTGCCGACGACGCTCAATGTCGGCTCGTTCGATCTTATCCATCCCGGCATGGTGAAGATGCCGGTGGCGGAGGAGGTGCCGGCGCGGCGGCTGATGAAGGCGCATCTGGAGCTGGGCTGCCAGGCGACCTTCACTTGCGCGCCCTACCAGACACGCTTCCGGCCTGAATTCGGCCAGCAGATCGCCTGGGGCGAATCCAACGCCATTGTCTTTGCCAATTCGGTGATTGGCGCACGCACCAACCGCTATGGCGATTTCATCGATCTGTGCTGCGCCATGACCGGACGCGCACCGGCCTGGGGCCTGCATCTCAGCGAAAACCGGCGTGGCCGCATCCTGTACGAACTGGACATCGCCGGGGCCGAAGCAAGCGACAGCCTGTTCGTCGGCGTCGGGCTGATCGTCGGGCAAGCCAGCGGTGACCGCATTCCGGTCATATCAGGCCTGCCGCAACCACGCGACGAGGATCAGTTGAAAGCGCTGGGTGCGGCGGCCGCGACAACCGGTGCCGTGGCGCTGTTCCATGCGGTCGGCATCACGCCGGAGGCCAGCACGCCAGACGAGGCGTTCCACGGCCACGCACCGGAAGAGACGATCCGCATCACCCAGGCAGACATCGATCATGCGCTGTCCAGATTGTCCGGAGTGGCTGACGGGGCGCCGCTGGCAGCCGTGTCGCTGGGCACGCCGCATTTCTCGCACGAGGAGTGGACGCGCCTGTTGCCGCTGCTGCGTGAGGCAGCGCCGGGCAGGGGCATACCGATCTACGTCAACACCGGGCGCGCGACGCTGACGCGGCTGCAGGAGGAAGGGGCGCTGGCCGGCATGGAGGCGTTCGGCCTGATCCCGG from Mesorhizobium sp. 113-3-3 encodes the following:
- a CDS encoding PfkB family carbohydrate kinase, translated to MSGRLVHIGSAVVDYVYRIDALPAPGTEKTASSFAQVAGGGFNMMVAARRTGMTVVFGGQLGSGPNGDFLRAAFAAEGIETLTPPSPVMDSGNCVAMISSDAERTFVSWPGAESVLTLDMMAPVSVTPGDWVFTSGYTLSYVGSRDALTDWIEALPANIPFVFDPTPVISEIPRPILSRVLARTTWLSCNAAEAAEIAGPGDVEALAARLLGDHCPQAAGIVIRSAAKGCHVRLADGTAQTVAGFKVDAIDTNGAGDTHIGAFVSALARGVYPFDAARYANAAAAISVTRHGGSSAPTDAEIQTFLSQAAASGAPGRTKKAHQTA
- a CDS encoding ABC transporter substrate-binding protein, which produces MRMPRLTALLTATAVFTTALTLAASAAEVHVLNWKGYGADEPWAVAAFEKATGNKVVNDFFNSEQEMLTKIRTNPGLYDVVMINAAFNDQAMAEKLIQPIDTSKLPNYADISKDKAGSPMLDHDGKVYGVPWVWGLTALAINEKSFDKPPTSIAEMWDPAHKGRVVIRDDAVEAVQFGAIATGQNINDIKDMEAVKTKLTSLMPQIKTFWSSENDWNQMVASNQIDIGTYWSGSADRAKTHFKLPVSLVIPQEGAVAWLDAFSIPVGSKNVEGAQAFINWMIDPKFYVEWVTKVGAPVSANTKAVEALPEDAFNRKVMGDPEVGKRIQFQAPITDAQREAYLALWQQLKVDVK
- a CDS encoding ABC transporter permease; the encoded protein is MAVQGAVASRSGLRSALPLLAPAYLWLTVAIFLPLSAMVFFSFMTDLPLSGKPWAFTLGNYAAFFSQSLYLTLLLASLRLGLEVTLWCVVIGYPAAYVLAKVLKGRGREAIFLLVILPFWSNGLVRIFSWAMVLREGGILDTALNAVLPFKINIDLMYSYPAVIIGLVHSYVPYMVLTCYLTLQAIDDSLIEAGRSLGASRLQVLKRVIIPLSMPGLVAGAALIFVPVVGSFMEPRILGGRTGTFYGTVIEDQFVAVFNWPLGAALSFILLAVVLVILAVASPVLRRAA
- a CDS encoding ABC transporter permease — its product is MKTNRILEGLGRFYIFLLLAFLYLPIIIMALMSFNVSPFYQLPFEWTTEWYASLWQNDQLIAATWNSLEIAIITTLISVVLGSAASLALYRYEFRGKKVLQALLFPPIAIPWLITGTAMLIFFFGVGIGRGLFAILLGHVALALPYVIVVVSARLQTFAPELEEAARSLGANQWQVTMRVTLPWIMPGVIAGGLFAFAVSFDQFVVSYFLSTPGQTTLPVEIYAAIRKGFTPEINAVSTIIIVVSMALMLLTARFFKFGGEK
- a CDS encoding ABC transporter ATP-binding protein, which produces MAGVQVSNVSRSFGAHKALDDVSIDFADGGFYALLGPSGSGKTTLLRQIAGFDFPDTGRISIGGESVERVPVEKRRIGMVFQNYALFPNMSVADNVAFGLSVRGEAKAVIAAEVQRALDLVQLGKLGGRRPHQLSGGQRQRVALARAIVTKPRVLLLDEPLGALDKALRVDMQIELKRIQREIGITTIFVTHDQEEALTMSDRIGILRDGRLVQEGPPEEIYDRPKSEFAATFLGDANIFRGDTTGNGIRLPDGTAIAAGVGPTLAAGAKASCAVRPERIRIATDAGASDGDVNTLKGQVSKRIFAGNNSTYFVERAGQTLKVIVQNTGADRLAEGQDVVLRWSPESTVLIAAS
- a CDS encoding aconitase X, which translates into the protein MTLELTARDQSMLDGEQGPSAAAAMKILVAFSKAIGARGLLDISGAHIDGCLYHGKAGLDFVERLVEGGGRVQVPTTLNVGSFDLIHPGMVKMPVAEEVPARRLMKAHLELGCQATFTCAPYQTRFRPEFGQQIAWGESNAIVFANSVIGARTNRYGDFIDLCCAMTGRAPAWGLHLSENRRGRILYELDIAGAEASDSLFVGVGLIVGQASGDRIPVISGLPQPRDEDQLKALGAAAATTGAVALFHAVGITPEASTPDEAFHGHAPEETIRITQADIDHALSRLSGVADGAPLAAVSLGTPHFSHEEWTRLLPLLREAAPGRGIPIYVNTGRATLTRLQEEGALAGMEAFGLIPVADTCTYVTSILERLDGVVMTNSGKWAHYAPGNIGVTVAFAEMADCIRSAAVGHVVRSAS